A section of the Jatrophihabitans sp. genome encodes:
- the tsaE gene encoding tRNA (adenosine(37)-N6)-threonylcarbamoyltransferase complex ATPase subunit type 1 TsaE gives MVSLPTPADTFDFGRRLAELLRPGDLLVLTGPLGAGKTALAQGIGAGLGVPGRVVSPTFVIARVHPGGRIPLVHVDAYRLGSLAEVDDLDLDVDLADSVTVVEWGAGLVEQLAEDRLRIEISRQPDSEAREVRLVPEGGDWADRLGRLAH, from the coding sequence ATGGTGTCGCTGCCCACCCCGGCCGACACCTTCGACTTCGGCCGCCGGCTGGCGGAGCTGCTGCGTCCGGGTGACCTGCTGGTGCTGACCGGCCCGCTGGGCGCGGGCAAGACCGCGCTGGCCCAGGGCATCGGCGCGGGGCTGGGGGTGCCCGGCCGGGTGGTGTCACCGACCTTCGTGATCGCCCGGGTGCATCCCGGTGGCCGGATCCCGCTGGTGCACGTCGACGCCTACCGGCTCGGCTCGCTTGCCGAGGTGGACGACCTCGACCTGGACGTCGACCTGGCCGACTCGGTGACCGTGGTGGAGTGGGGCGCCGGCCTGGTCGAGCAGCTGGCCGAGGACCGGCTGCGGATCGAGATCAGCCGGCAGCCGGACTCCGAGGCGCGCGAGGTGCGGCTGGTGCCCGAAGGCGGCGACTGGGCCGATCGGCTGGGCAGGCTGGCGCACTAG
- the tsaB gene encoding tRNA (adenosine(37)-N6)-threonylcarbamoyltransferase complex dimerization subunit type 1 TsaB produces MLALVLDTSSAAVTAGLVEFADGADPVVLAERVTVDARAHAEQLTPSLRACLAEAGVGIADLSAVVAGLGPGPFTGLRVGLMTAAALADATGRPGYGVCSLDAIAAAHPEREDLLVAGDARRKEVYWARYRHGGRIGEPAVSKPAELVTEPGGGLVGGTPAMAGAGARLYADILGLPLLAGDYPGVAGLAACAAGRVLNRAPGEALTPLYLRRPDAVAPAARKPVGT; encoded by the coding sequence GTGCTGGCTCTGGTTCTGGACACCTCGTCCGCGGCGGTGACGGCGGGCCTGGTGGAGTTCGCCGACGGCGCGGACCCGGTCGTGCTGGCCGAGCGGGTGACGGTGGACGCCCGGGCGCACGCCGAGCAGCTCACCCCGTCGCTGCGGGCCTGCCTGGCCGAGGCCGGGGTCGGGATAGCTGACCTGTCGGCGGTGGTGGCCGGCCTGGGCCCCGGCCCGTTCACCGGCCTGCGGGTCGGCTTGATGACCGCCGCCGCGCTTGCCGACGCCACCGGCCGGCCCGGTTACGGCGTCTGCTCGCTGGACGCGATCGCCGCCGCGCACCCTGAGCGGGAGGACCTGCTGGTGGCCGGTGACGCCCGCCGCAAGGAGGTCTACTGGGCGCGCTACCGCCACGGTGGGCGGATCGGCGAGCCGGCTGTCTCCAAACCGGCCGAGCTGGTCACCGAGCCGGGTGGCGGGCTGGTCGGCGGGACGCCCGCGATGGCCGGGGCCGGCGCCCGGCTGTACGCCGACATCCTGGGGCTGCCGTTGCTGGCGGGCGACTACCCGGGCGTCGCCGGGCTGGCGGCCTGCGCGGCCGGCCGGGTGCTGAACCGGGCCCCCGGCGAGGCGCTGACCCCGCTGTACCTGCGCCGCCCAGACGCGGTGGCGCCGGCCGCCCGCAAGCCGGTGGGGACATGA
- a CDS encoding GNAT family N-acetyltransferase codes for MSEDRSERAEDMSAAAGPLTPEVRLRRMRISDLDVLLRYEQEMFGPEAWSRRGYLEELSDRKQRHYLVAEKVAESVAEKVAESVAEEAAEPPGSHLLGTGGLLTIGETSQILTLAVLPPARRTGVGRLLVRALIAEARRRRAGEVLLEVREDNEPAQRLYATEGFTVLGRRRGYYEQGRVDAITMRYEIERPAPEVTGDEG; via the coding sequence ATGAGCGAGGATCGCAGCGAGCGCGCTGAGGACATGAGTGCCGCGGCCGGGCCGCTGACGCCGGAGGTCCGGTTGCGGCGGATGCGGATCTCCGACCTGGACGTCCTGCTGCGGTATGAGCAGGAGATGTTCGGCCCCGAGGCCTGGTCCCGGCGGGGTTACCTCGAAGAGCTGTCCGACCGGAAGCAACGCCATTATCTGGTCGCGGAGAAAGTCGCCGAGAGCGTCGCGGAGAAAGTCGCCGAGAGCGTGGCCGAGGAAGCCGCCGAGCCTCCCGGCAGCCACCTCCTGGGCACCGGCGGGCTGCTGACGATCGGCGAGACCTCTCAGATCCTCACCCTCGCGGTGCTGCCGCCCGCCCGGCGCACCGGGGTAGGCCGGCTGCTGGTCCGGGCGCTGATCGCCGAAGCACGCCGGCGCCGCGCCGGCGAGGTGCTGCTGGAGGTGCGGGAGGACAACGAGCCCGCCCAGCGGCTGTACGCCACCGAGGGCTTCACCGTGCTCGGTCGGCGGCGCGGCTACTACGAGCAGGGCCGGGTGGACGCGATCACCATGCGCTATGAGATCGAGCGTCCTGCGCCGGAGGTGACGGGCGATGAGGGCTGA